DNA from Geobacter sulfurreducens PCA:
AGCCGGAGGCGGCACGTCGAACCGCCAGTGGTGGCCGAACCAGTTGAACCTTCACATCCTCCACCAGCACTCCGCCCTGAGCAACCCCATGGGCGGGGATTTCAACTACGCGGACGAATTCAGGAAGCTCGACCTGGCCGCCGTGAAGAAGGACCTCCATGCGCTGATGACCGACTCCCAGGAGTGGTGGCCGGCCGACTGGGGCCACTACGGGGGGCTCTTCATCCGGATGGCGTGGCACAGCGCGGGAACCTACCGCATGGGCGACGGCCGGGGCGGGGCAGGCTCCGGCTCCCAGCGCCTGGCCCCCCTCAACAGCTGGCCGGACAACGTCAACCTCGACAAGGCGCGGCGCCTGCTCTGGCCCATCAAGCAGAAATACGGCAGGAAGATCTCCTGGGCCGACCTGATGATCCTGGCCGGCAACTGCGCCCTGGAGTCCATGGGGTTCAGGATCTTCGGCTTCGGCGGCGGCCGCGTGGATGTCTGGGAGCCGGAAGAGGACATCTACTGGGGCAGCGAGGACACCTGGCTCGGCGACAAGCGCTACTCCGGCGACCGGGACCTCGAAAATCCCCTGGCCGCCGTGCAGATGGGCCTGATCTACGTGAACCCGGAGGGGCCCAACGGCGAGCCCGACCCGGTCGCGTCCGGCCGCGACGTCCGCGAGACCTTCGCCCGCATGGCCATGAACGACGAAGAGACCGTCGCCCTTGTCGCGGGCGGCCACACCTTCGGCAAGTGCCATGGCGCCGGCCCGGCGACCCATGTGGGCCCCGAACCGGAAGCCGCGCCCCTCGAAGATCAGGGGCTCGGCTGGAAGAGCACCTTCCGCAGCGGCAAGGGGGGCGACGCCATCGGCAGCGGCCTGGAAGGCGCCTGGAAGCCGAATCCGACCACCTGGGACATGGGCTACCTGAAGGTGCTGTTCAAGTACGAGTGGGAACTGGTCAAGAGCCCGGCCGGCGCCAATCAGTGGCTGGCCAAGGACGTGGCCGACGAGGACATGGTGGTCGACGCGCACGACCCGTCGAAAAAGCGGCGGCCCATGATGACCACGGCTGACCTCTCCCTGCGCTTCGACCCGATCTACGAGCCCATTGCCCGGCGCTACCTGGCGAACCCCGAGGAATTCGCGGACGCCTTTGCCCGGGCCTGGTTCAAGCTGACCCACCGCGACATGGGGCCCCGCTCGCGCTACCTCGGCCCGGACGTGCCCGCGGAAGAACTCATCTGGCAGGACCCGGTCCCGGCGGTCACTCACCAGCTGATCGACCGACAGGACATCGCCGCCCTCAAGGGCACGATCCTGGCGTCCGGCCTGTCCATCGCCGACCTGGTCGCCACGGCCTGGGCCTCGGCATCCACCTTCCGCGGCTCGGACAAGCGCGGCGGAGCCAACGGCGCGCGCATTCGCCTCGCCCCCCAGAAGGATTGGGCGGTCAACCAGCCGGCCCGGCTCGCGACCGTGCTCCAGGCCCTCGAAGGAATCCGGCAGGAGTTCAACAACGCTCAGTCGGGCGGCAAGCAGGTCTCGCTGGCCGACCTGATCGTGCTGGGCGGCTGCGCGGCGGTCGAACAGGCCGCGAAGAAAGCCGGCCACGATGTGACCGTCCCCTTCACCCCGGGCCGCGCCGATGCGTCCCAGGAGCACACCGATGCCGCGTCCTTCACCGTCCTGGAGCCAGTGGCGGACGGGTTCCGCAACTACCAGAAAGCCAAATATGCCGTAACCGCCGAGGAACTGCTGATCGACCGGGCCCAGCTACTGACCCTGACCGCCCCCGAGATGACCGTGCTCATTGGCGGCATGCGCGTCCTGAACGCCAATTACGGCCAGTCCAAGCACGGCGTCTTTACCAGGCAGCCGGAAACGCTCACCAATGACTTCTTCGTGAACCTGCTCGACATGGGCACCGTGTGGCAGCCCACCGCGGCAGACAAGGACCTGTTCGAGGGCCGCGACCGCGTGAGCGGGGAACTCAAATGGACCGGCACCCGGGTCGATCTCATCTTCGGCTCGAACTCCCAGCTCCGGGCCGTGGCGGAGGTCTACGGCTGCGCGGACTCCCAGGAGAAGTTTCTGAATGACTTTGTGGCCGCGTGGAACAAAGTGATGAACCTCGACCGCTTCGACCTGGCCTGACCCTGACAACGCAAAGGGGACGCAGTTGATCGGCGCATCAACTGCGTCCCCTTGAATCAATGTAGTCAACCCATTCGGCATCGGCCGACGGCCGTGTCACCCCGGTAAGTAGAGAAGTTTTAGGCCAACAGGACTACCGTCCCAGAACAACCAAAGGAAATTAAAGGCAAATAAATTTATCACTGTCTTTCCCGGCTTTCTCACAGGGCGAAAAACCGCTCAGACCATTCAATTAAGACGTTAGGCGTCAAATTGCGAGGTAGTGCATTGCGAGAGTTCCGCTTTGCGGTCGGTTCAAAGGACGGTCTGCGTTCAACCGTGTGGAAGTGCTGGGTCCAGGGGGCCGAGGCCTACATTACTGGACGGCTGTTCGGCAACGAGATGAAGATCTCGCTGCATTCTTCTGGGGAGTGTCAATGGTCCTGCACGGACATATGGGTCCGACGAGACCCAAGCCGCAGAAACGCCGATCGGCATATCGCCAAGTGGCATGTGACCTACCCACAAGACAACAACGCGATATTAGCCTTTCGCGTCGCAGTTCCTGTATCAGAGCTTCGTTCGGAGCCTATTACATCGAGCCAGAAAAAGGCATTCTGGATAGGGAACGCACCGGTCGGATCGACTGTTGAATTTTGCTTCTATTTCACTCGACAACTTGATTACCCGCCACCCACTGATGGCAACCCTGCGCTTCGGCACATTGCATCCCTCAAGTTGCGCGACGGGCGCTGGTTAGTCGTCTTTGTTTGGTTGCGGTCTCTTTCAGCTAGTGACATTGCCGCCGCTCGAGATGCGGCGGTAGCGCAAGCACGCGCAGATGGAATACAAGTTTGTGCAGAACACCGCCTAGCACTGTTTGCCTTGCCGACTGCCGAAACATCGGCGGCAGTGCTCGAAGTCTGTGCGACTGCTACCTAACCTTTCGGTTGACTCCATCCCCACCCTATCCTCTCAACCGCCACAACTCCTACCCATCAGAAACCACGGCACGCCAGAACCAACAAACAGCCGACATCAGAGACTATCATGCTCGGTACGCGTGATGATCTCGTCCTGCAGTTCCCGCGACAGGTCGCAGAAGTAGTCGCTGTAGCCCGCCACGCGCACGATCAGGTCGCGGTGGGCATCGGGGTCGGCCTGGGCGGCGCGGAGCGTGTCGGCGCGCACGACGTTGAACTGGACGTGGTGCCCGTCCATGCGGAAATAGCTCCGCACGAGGCTGGCCATTGTGCTGATCCCCTGCTCCCCTTCCACGAGGGAGGGGGCAAACTTCATGTTGAGCAGGGTGCCGCCGGTTCTGATGTGGTCCATCTTGCCGGCCGATTTGATGACCGCGGTCGGCCCGGAGCGATCCGCCCCCTGGACCGGGGAGATACCCTCCGAGAGCGGGGTGCCGGCCCGGCGCCCGTCCGGGGTTGCGCCGGTGACCGAGCCGAAGTAGACGTGACAGGTGGTGGGGAGCATCTCGATCCGGTACTGCCCACCCTTGCTGTTGGGCCGGCCATCGACGGTCCTGAAGAAGCTCTCGAAGACCCGGCGCATAAGGTCGTCGGCGTAGTCGTCGTCGTTGCCGTATTTGCTGGTCCTGTTGAGCAGGCGCTGGCGTAGCGGCTCCTGCCCCGCAAAATCGGCGTCAAGTGCGGCCACCAGGTCCGGCAGCGCAATGTGGCCGGAGTCGTAGACCAGCGCCTTGATGGCGGACAGTGAGTCGGTGATGCTGCCGATCCCCACGCCCTGGATGAAGGTGTTGTTGTAGCGCGCCCCGCCGGCGTTGTAGTCCCTGCCGGTTGCGATGCAGTCGTCGATCAGCACCGACAGGAACGGCGCCGGCATGAGGCGGCAGTAGATTTGTTCGATCAGCTGGTTGCCCGCCATCTTGATCTCGATGAAATGCCGCAGCTGCGCCTCGAAGGCGGCGTAGAGGTCGTCGAAGGAGGCAAAACCGGAGGGATCGCCGCTGGCCGGGCCCAGCTGCCTGCCGGTGCGAGGGTCGACGCCGTTGTGCAGGGCCAGTTCCAGGAGCTTCACCAGGTTGAAGTAGCCGGTCAGGATGTAGGCCTCTTTGCCGAACGCCCCCACCTCGACGCAGCCGCTGCAGCCGCCGGCCCGGGCGTCCACCAGGCTCTTGCCCTGGCGCAACTGCTCCTCCACCACGCTGTCGGCGTTGAAGATGGAAGGAAAGCCGTACCCGTTCCTGATGACACGCAGGGCATGGCTCAGGAAGGCGTCGGGAGACTTGCGGGAGAGCTGGATGTTGCTGCTGGGCTGGAGCAGGTGCATCTCGTCGATGATGTCGAGCAGGAGGTGGGACACCTCGTTGGAGCCGTCGGAACCGTCGGGCAGCAGACCGCCCAGGTTGATGTTGGCGAAATCGGTGTAGGTGCCGCTCTCGGCGGCGGTGACTCCCACCTTGGGGGGGGCCGGGTGGTTGTTGAACTTGACGAAGAAGCATTCCAGCAGCTCCCGCGCCGCATCCCGCGACAGGGAGCCGTGGGCCAGACCCTGCTCGTAGAACGGCAGCAGGTGCTGGTCCAGGTGGCCGGGGCTCATGGCGTCCCACCCGTTCAGCTCGGTGATGATTGCCAGGTGGCAGAACCAGTAGGCCTGGAGCGCTTCGTGGAAGTCGCGCGGCGCATGGGCCGGCACATGGCGGCAGACCTCGGCGATGCGCTCAAGTTCCCGCTTCCGGTGCGGATCCGTCTCCCGCGCCGCCATCTCGTCGGCCAGGCCGGCATGCCGCTCGGCAAAGAGGATGGCCGCGTCGCAGGAAATGGCCATGGCCCTGAGCTGCTCGCGCTTCTCCCAGGCCGCGCCGTCCTGCACGAAGTCGAGCCGCCCGATCTCCCGGGCAATGTCGGCCTTGAAATCCAGCAGGCCGCGCCGGAAGGGCTTCTCGTCCAGGACCGTGTGACCCGGGGCGCGCTGTTCCATGAATTCGGTGAAGATGCCTGCGGCGTACGCCTCGTGCCATTCCGGGGCCAGTTCGCCGAACATCTTGTCCCGCAGGGAGCGCCCCCGCCAGTAGGGGATCACCGTTTCCTCGTAGGCGGCGAGGCACTCGGCGGAAACGGCATAGCTCGTCAGGGGACGCGAATCGAGAATACGCAGGTCTTCCAGGCTGTGACAGGTCAGTTCGGGATAGGTGGGGACCGCCTTGGGTTCAGGACCCCGCTCGCCCACGACCAGTTCGCCCTCCCCGATCCAGATGGTCTTATGACGGCAGATATGGAGGAACGACAGGGCGCGCATCACCGGCACCGAGTATTTCCCCTCGTTTTCCCGGTAAAATTCGGTCAGCAGCAGCGCCCGTTCGGCGGAAATGGCGGGGCGTGCCTCCAGGCTCCTGCGGCGCAGTTCCCGTGTGCGCTCGGTCATATCTCTATCCTCCTATGATGGTGGTCAGTCCTGCGGCGCGGAATATCCGCACCAGTTCTTCCATCCGCTCCCTGCTGGGGGTAGCGATTGCGTCATCAGCCCCTGCCCTGCCCAGCTGGCGGAGTTTGCCGTGCCAGGTGCGGTGATAGGGGAGCAGGTTCACCTGGCGCACCCCCGGCGTTCGTGCCGCCAGGGCGGCGGTGGCTTCCAGGTTGGCGCGGTCGTCGTTGACGCCGGGAATGATCGGGATGC
Protein-coding regions in this window:
- the katG gene encoding catalase/peroxidase HPI; this encodes MSADNESRTGRRAAGGGTSNRQWWPNQLNLHILHQHSALSNPMGGDFNYADEFRKLDLAAVKKDLHALMTDSQEWWPADWGHYGGLFIRMAWHSAGTYRMGDGRGGAGSGSQRLAPLNSWPDNVNLDKARRLLWPIKQKYGRKISWADLMILAGNCALESMGFRIFGFGGGRVDVWEPEEDIYWGSEDTWLGDKRYSGDRDLENPLAAVQMGLIYVNPEGPNGEPDPVASGRDVRETFARMAMNDEETVALVAGGHTFGKCHGAGPATHVGPEPEAAPLEDQGLGWKSTFRSGKGGDAIGSGLEGAWKPNPTTWDMGYLKVLFKYEWELVKSPAGANQWLAKDVADEDMVVDAHDPSKKRRPMMTTADLSLRFDPIYEPIARRYLANPEEFADAFARAWFKLTHRDMGPRSRYLGPDVPAEELIWQDPVPAVTHQLIDRQDIAALKGTILASGLSIADLVATAWASASTFRGSDKRGGANGARIRLAPQKDWAVNQPARLATVLQALEGIRQEFNNAQSGGKQVSLADLIVLGGCAAVEQAAKKAGHDVTVPFTPGRADASQEHTDAASFTVLEPVADGFRNYQKAKYAVTAEELLIDRAQLLTLTAPEMTVLIGGMRVLNANYGQSKHGVFTRQPETLTNDFFVNLLDMGTVWQPTAADKDLFEGRDRVSGELKWTGTRVDLIFGSNSQLRAVAEVYGCADSQEKFLNDFVAAWNKVMNLDRFDLA
- the hypD gene encoding trans-4-hydroxy-L-proline dehydratase, producing the protein MTERTRELRRRSLEARPAISAERALLLTEFYRENEGKYSVPVMRALSFLHICRHKTIWIGEGELVVGERGPEPKAVPTYPELTCHSLEDLRILDSRPLTSYAVSAECLAAYEETVIPYWRGRSLRDKMFGELAPEWHEAYAAGIFTEFMEQRAPGHTVLDEKPFRRGLLDFKADIAREIGRLDFVQDGAAWEKREQLRAMAISCDAAILFAERHAGLADEMAARETDPHRKRELERIAEVCRHVPAHAPRDFHEALQAYWFCHLAIITELNGWDAMSPGHLDQHLLPFYEQGLAHGSLSRDAARELLECFFVKFNNHPAPPKVGVTAAESGTYTDFANINLGGLLPDGSDGSNEVSHLLLDIIDEMHLLQPSSNIQLSRKSPDAFLSHALRVIRNGYGFPSIFNADSVVEEQLRQGKSLVDARAGGCSGCVEVGAFGKEAYILTGYFNLVKLLELALHNGVDPRTGRQLGPASGDPSGFASFDDLYAAFEAQLRHFIEIKMAGNQLIEQIYCRLMPAPFLSVLIDDCIATGRDYNAGGARYNNTFIQGVGIGSITDSLSAIKALVYDSGHIALPDLVAALDADFAGQEPLRQRLLNRTSKYGNDDDYADDLMRRVFESFFRTVDGRPNSKGGQYRIEMLPTTCHVYFGSVTGATPDGRRAGTPLSEGISPVQGADRSGPTAVIKSAGKMDHIRTGGTLLNMKFAPSLVEGEQGISTMASLVRSYFRMDGHHVQFNVVRADTLRAAQADPDAHRDLIVRVAGYSDYFCDLSRELQDEIITRTEHDSL